In Vibrio celticus, one genomic interval encodes:
- the asnB gene encoding asparagine synthase B, which translates to MCSVFGILDIKSDAAALRPIALEMSKKLRHRGPDWSGIYAGEKAILAHERLAIVGLNSGAQPLYSQDKKHILAVNGEIYNHKELRARYEDKYQFQTDSDCEVILALYQEMGADLLEELNGIFAFVLYDEEKDEYLVGRDHIGIIPLYQGYDEHGNYYVASEMKALVEVCKTISEFPPGSFYSSKDAEPQRYYIRDWNEYAAVQGNSTSKEELTEALEAAVKRQLMTDVPYGVLLSGGLDSSITSAVAKRFAAMRIEDDEQSEAWWPQLHSFAVGLEGAPDLIAAREVADKIGTVHHEMTYTIQEGLDAIRDVIYHIETYDVTTIRASTPMYLLARKIKAMGIKMVLSGEGADEIFGGYLYFHKAPNAKEFHEETVRKLLALSMFDCARANKSLAAWGVEGRVPFLDKEFIDVAMRLNPEDKMCGNGKMEKHILRECFEDYLPDSIAWRQKEQFSDGVGYDWIDTLKATAEAKVTDQQMEAAKFRFPYNTPTTKEGYAYREIFEELFPLESAAECVPGGPSVACSSAKAIEWDESFKNCVDPSGRAVQAVHNDAYNA; encoded by the coding sequence ATGTGTTCAGTATTTGGCATTCTCGACATTAAAAGTGATGCCGCAGCACTTCGCCCTATTGCTTTAGAAATGTCTAAGAAGCTTCGTCACCGTGGTCCGGACTGGTCTGGTATCTATGCTGGTGAAAAAGCAATCCTTGCTCATGAACGTCTTGCTATTGTTGGCTTGAACAGTGGTGCTCAACCACTATACAGCCAAGACAAAAAGCACATTCTTGCAGTGAACGGTGAAATTTATAACCACAAAGAACTTCGCGCACGCTATGAAGATAAGTACCAGTTCCAGACTGATTCTGACTGTGAAGTTATCCTAGCGCTATACCAAGAGATGGGTGCAGACCTTCTAGAAGAGCTTAACGGTATTTTCGCCTTCGTTTTATACGATGAAGAGAAAGACGAATACCTAGTGGGCCGCGACCATATTGGTATCATCCCGCTTTACCAAGGTTACGATGAGCACGGTAACTACTACGTTGCTTCAGAGATGAAAGCATTGGTTGAAGTATGTAAGACGATCAGTGAATTCCCTCCTGGTAGCTTCTACTCTTCGAAAGATGCGGAACCTCAACGCTACTACATCCGCGATTGGAACGAGTACGCTGCGGTACAAGGCAACAGCACAAGCAAAGAAGAACTGACTGAAGCACTAGAAGCAGCTGTTAAACGCCAACTAATGACTGACGTTCCTTACGGTGTACTTCTATCTGGTGGCCTTGATTCATCAATTACTTCAGCGGTCGCTAAACGCTTTGCGGCAATGCGTATCGAAGATGATGAGCAATCTGAAGCTTGGTGGCCACAACTGCACTCATTCGCTGTTGGCCTTGAAGGCGCACCAGATCTTATCGCTGCTCGTGAAGTTGCGGACAAGATCGGTACCGTGCACCACGAGATGACTTACACTATTCAGGAAGGCTTAGATGCCATCCGCGATGTTATCTACCACATCGAGACTTACGATGTAACGACGATTCGTGCATCAACGCCAATGTACTTGCTTGCTCGTAAGATCAAAGCAATGGGTATCAAAATGGTATTGTCTGGCGAAGGTGCTGATGAGATCTTTGGTGGTTACCTGTACTTCCATAAAGCTCCAAACGCGAAAGAGTTCCACGAAGAGACAGTACGTAAGCTACTTGCTCTAAGCATGTTCGACTGTGCTCGTGCAAACAAATCACTAGCGGCATGGGGTGTTGAAGGCCGTGTACCATTCTTGGATAAAGAGTTCATCGATGTCGCAATGCGTCTAAACCCTGAAGATAAGATGTGTGGTAACGGTAAAATGGAGAAACACATCCTGCGTGAGTGTTTTGAAGACTACCTACCAGATTCAATCGCATGGCGTCAAAAAGAGCAGTTCTCTGATGGTGTTGGCTACGATTGGATTGATACATTGAAAGCAACGGCTGAAGCAAAAGTAACGGATCAACAAATGGAAGCTGCTAAGTTCCGTTTCCCTTACAACACGCCCACAACCAAAGAAGGTTATGCTTACCGTGAAATCTTTGAGGAGCTATTCCCTCTAGAATCTGCGGCAGAGTGTGTACCTGGTGGTCCTTCAGTTGCTTGTTCATCAGCGAAAGCGATTGAGTGGGATGAGTCATTCAAAAACTGTGTCGACCCATCAGGCCGTGCAGTACAAGCCGTTCACAACGATGCTTACAACGCTTAG
- a CDS encoding cation:proton antiporter family protein — MELILISTAFIAGFIALKCHLPPLVGFLVAGFGLFAFGFETNDTIITLADLGVTLLLFTIGLKLDIKTLLSKEIWAGATIHNLLSTLFFAVALFGFKFLGISSLAAMSVEQIVLLGFALSFSSTVFAVKTLQEKGEMNATYGTLAIGILVMQDIFAVVFLTASTGKIPEWYAIALFALPLLRPLFYKVLDWVGHGEMLVLSGIFFALVVGAGLFHLVGVKPDLGALVLGMLLAGHPKASELSKSLFNLKELFLVCFFLNIGLSEQPTIQGFMLAILFLLMLPVKGVLYFLVLNRFKFRVRTSLLASLSLFNYSEFGLIVGGLAFKMGWMSGDILVAVAIAVSLSFLIAAPLNRAGHKLYQQSGKWLKEHASEKLHRRDKRIDPGRAQVLILGMGRIGTGAYDELRTRYGKVSLGVEVREEAAHNHRSHGRNVISGDATDPDFWERILDTANVKLVILAMPHHQGNQTALEQLKSRNFKGQIAAIAEYPDQLETLKENGVDAAFNIYSEAGSGFARHVCEQLNPNINKI; from the coding sequence ATGGAACTTATATTAATATCCACTGCGTTTATCGCAGGATTTATTGCTTTAAAGTGTCACCTTCCCCCATTAGTTGGTTTTTTGGTTGCAGGCTTTGGGCTTTTTGCCTTTGGCTTTGAAACCAATGACACCATCATTACTTTAGCTGACCTTGGTGTCACGCTGCTTCTATTTACTATCGGCTTAAAGCTCGATATCAAAACCCTACTCTCTAAAGAGATCTGGGCTGGCGCGACAATCCACAACCTTTTATCCACTCTGTTTTTCGCCGTCGCCCTGTTTGGCTTTAAGTTCTTAGGTATTTCATCGCTAGCTGCCATGTCGGTAGAACAGATCGTTCTGCTCGGTTTTGCTCTTTCATTCTCTAGTACCGTATTTGCGGTTAAGACTCTGCAAGAGAAAGGCGAAATGAATGCGACCTACGGAACGTTAGCGATTGGTATCTTGGTCATGCAGGATATCTTCGCCGTAGTATTCTTAACGGCTTCTACGGGCAAAATACCTGAGTGGTATGCGATTGCTCTGTTTGCCCTACCCTTATTACGCCCACTGTTCTACAAAGTGCTCGATTGGGTTGGTCACGGTGAGATGCTGGTTCTTTCCGGCATCTTCTTCGCATTAGTCGTCGGTGCTGGTTTATTCCATTTGGTTGGTGTGAAACCAGACTTGGGGGCTCTTGTTTTAGGTATGTTACTTGCTGGCCACCCAAAAGCCTCAGAATTATCAAAGTCGCTGTTTAACCTTAAAGAACTTTTCCTTGTCTGTTTCTTCTTGAACATTGGTTTGTCAGAGCAACCAACCATTCAAGGCTTTATGCTCGCAATCTTGTTCTTGCTGATGCTGCCAGTGAAAGGTGTTCTCTACTTCTTGGTACTCAACCGCTTCAAGTTCCGTGTTCGAACGTCTCTACTTGCCTCGCTATCACTGTTTAACTATAGCGAGTTTGGCCTCATCGTTGGTGGTCTCGCCTTCAAGATGGGCTGGATGTCAGGTGACATCTTGGTGGCTGTGGCAATTGCTGTTTCACTGTCGTTCTTAATCGCAGCACCTTTAAACCGAGCTGGTCACAAGCTTTATCAGCAGTCAGGTAAATGGCTAAAAGAGCATGCGTCAGAAAAGCTTCACCGACGTGATAAGCGAATTGACCCAGGTCGGGCCCAAGTGCTGATTCTTGGTATGGGACGAATTGGTACTGGTGCTTATGACGAATTACGCACTCGCTATGGCAAAGTCAGCCTAGGTGTTGAAGTTCGCGAAGAAGCCGCGCACAATCACAGAAGCCATGGCAGGAACGTGATCTCTGGTGACGCGACTGACCCGGATTTCTGGGAACGAATTCTAGATACAGCAAACGTAAAGCTAGTGATCCTGGCTATGCCTCACCACCAAGGTAATCAAACCGCTTTAGAGCAATTGAAGTCACGTAACTTTAAAGGCCAAATTGCGGCTATTGCTGAATATCCAGATCAACTCGAAACACTGAAAGAGAATGGCGTTGATGCGGCATTTAACATTTACAGCGAGGCTGGTAGTGGTTTTGCTCGCCACGTTTGCGAACAGTTAAATCCAAATATCAATAAAATCTAG
- a CDS encoding peptide MFS transporter, with translation MPSNHNIFGHPRGLFLLFSTELWERFSYYAMRAILVLFLTDTTLNGGLGWSTKDALDLYGIYTGLVYITPLIGGWIADNYLGQRKSILIGGVLMALGQFTLALPNGFIGLDQVNALYLGLALLISGNGMFKPNISTMVGDLYQEGDNRRDGAFTIFYMGINLGALLGGLISGAAVDSFGWKAGFLAAGIGMVISLIMQVTMAQSWLGNIGSVPAAARAKALNKSKEKAPLTKEEFDRLKVILIMGLFVIVFWAGFEQAGGLMNIYTQQYTDRMIGGFEVPAAWFQSLNPFFIITLAPIIAAFWVKLGKREPNSPVKFAMALFFLALGFVCMMGAVMEQGGDLTVKTSMLWLVGAFFFHTLGELCLSPIGLSLVTKLAPLRLASLMMGAWFGFNAVANYVAGLVGSHVGELGAMSIFGGIAITATISGVLLLLCAGKLVSWMHGVETNMTLEAEPKAETAETSVA, from the coding sequence ATGCCAAGCAACCACAACATCTTTGGCCACCCTAGAGGCCTATTTCTACTTTTTAGCACAGAGCTATGGGAACGTTTCTCGTACTATGCGATGCGTGCCATCCTTGTCTTATTTTTGACTGACACTACCCTCAACGGTGGACTGGGTTGGTCAACGAAAGACGCACTCGATCTCTACGGTATTTACACCGGCTTAGTCTACATCACACCATTAATTGGTGGCTGGATTGCCGATAACTACCTGGGTCAGCGTAAATCAATTCTGATTGGCGGTGTATTAATGGCACTTGGCCAATTTACACTGGCTCTACCTAACGGCTTCATCGGTTTAGACCAAGTGAACGCGCTGTACCTTGGTTTAGCACTGCTAATCAGTGGTAACGGTATGTTTAAACCGAACATCTCAACCATGGTTGGCGACCTGTACCAAGAAGGCGATAACCGCCGCGACGGTGCTTTCACCATTTTCTACATGGGCATCAACTTAGGTGCACTTCTTGGTGGCTTAATTTCAGGCGCTGCTGTCGACTCATTTGGTTGGAAAGCAGGTTTCCTAGCCGCTGGTATTGGTATGGTTATTAGCTTGATCATGCAAGTGACAATGGCTCAGTCTTGGTTAGGCAACATCGGTTCTGTGCCTGCTGCTGCTCGAGCGAAAGCACTGAACAAATCTAAAGAAAAAGCGCCACTGACCAAAGAAGAGTTCGACAGACTAAAAGTGATTCTTATCATGGGTCTGTTCGTGATTGTATTCTGGGCGGGCTTTGAACAAGCTGGCGGCCTAATGAACATCTACACTCAACAATATACTGACCGTATGATTGGTGGCTTTGAAGTTCCTGCTGCGTGGTTCCAATCTTTGAACCCATTCTTCATCATTACACTTGCTCCAATCATTGCCGCGTTTTGGGTGAAATTGGGTAAGCGTGAACCCAACTCTCCTGTTAAGTTTGCAATGGCATTGTTCTTCTTAGCACTTGGCTTTGTATGCATGATGGGCGCGGTAATGGAACAAGGCGGCGACCTAACAGTGAAAACATCAATGCTATGGTTAGTCGGTGCTTTCTTCTTCCATACCCTTGGTGAGCTTTGTCTATCTCCTATTGGCCTGTCGTTGGTCACTAAGCTAGCTCCACTTCGTTTAGCATCACTAATGATGGGTGCTTGGTTTGGCTTCAATGCGGTTGCAAACTACGTAGCAGGCCTAGTGGGTTCTCACGTTGGTGAGCTTGGCGCGATGTCTATCTTTGGTGGTATCGCGATTACAGCAACAATTAGTGGCGTATTATTGCTTCTTTGTGCTGGTAAGCTTGTATCCTGGATGCATGGTGTAGAAACCAACATGACGCTTGAAGCAGAGCCAAAAGCTGAGACAGCAGAAACGTCTGTTGCTTAA
- the htpG gene encoding molecular chaperone HtpG — MSETATQNKETRGFQSEVKQLLHLMIHSLYSNKEIFLRELISNASDAADKLRFQALSNGDLYQGDADLGVKLSFNAEANTLTISDNGIGMSRDNVIEHLGTIAKSGTADFFSKLSEDQSKDSQLIGQFGVGFYSAFIVADAVTVRTRAAGLANNEAVQWHSAGEGDYTIEDITKESRGTDIILHMREDGKEFLNEWRLREVIGKYSDHIGIPVSIFTAVKDDEGKDTEEKHWEQINKAQALWTRNKSDIEKEEYQEFYKHVSHDFADPLTWSHNKVEGKNDYTSLLYIPAKAPWDMMNRDHKSGLKLYVQRVFIMDDAEQFMPSYMRFVRGLIDSNDLPLNVSREILQDNKVTQSLRGACTKRVLTMLERMAKNDNDKYLEFWKEFGLVMKEGPAEDMANKEKIAGLLRFSSTEVDSAEQTISLESYVERMKEGQDKIYYLTADSYAAAKNSPHLEQFKAKGIEVVLMYDRIDEYVMNYLTDFDGKQFQSITKAGLDLSKFEGEEEKEKQKETEEEFKSVVERTQSYLGGRVKEVRTTFKLATTPAVVVTDDFEMGTQMAKLLEAAGQAAPEVKYIFEINPEHALVKQMADEADEQAFGRWVELLLGQAMLAEKGSMEDPSQFLGAINELLTKR, encoded by the coding sequence ATGAGCGAAACGGCAACGCAAAATAAAGAGACTCGTGGCTTTCAATCTGAAGTAAAACAACTACTTCATCTAATGATTCACTCTCTGTATTCAAATAAAGAAATCTTTCTACGTGAGCTGATCTCTAACGCATCTGACGCGGCTGACAAGCTTCGTTTTCAAGCCCTATCTAATGGTGACCTTTACCAAGGCGATGCTGATTTAGGTGTAAAACTTTCATTCAACGCTGAAGCAAATACCTTAACGATCTCTGATAACGGTATCGGCATGAGCCGTGACAACGTTATTGAGCATTTAGGTACGATTGCTAAATCAGGTACAGCAGACTTTTTCTCAAAACTGTCTGAAGACCAAAGCAAAGACTCTCAATTGATTGGTCAATTTGGTGTGGGTTTCTATTCTGCGTTCATCGTTGCTGACGCGGTAACGGTTCGCACTCGTGCGGCTGGCCTAGCAAACAATGAAGCCGTTCAATGGCACTCTGCTGGCGAAGGCGATTACACCATCGAAGACATCACTAAAGAATCTCGCGGTACTGACATCATTCTGCATATGCGTGAAGACGGTAAGGAGTTCTTAAACGAATGGCGCCTGCGTGAAGTGATTGGTAAGTACTCTGATCACATCGGTATCCCTGTTTCTATCTTCACAGCCGTGAAAGATGACGAAGGTAAAGACACCGAAGAGAAGCATTGGGAACAGATTAACAAGGCGCAAGCGCTTTGGACTCGTAACAAATCTGATATCGAGAAAGAAGAGTACCAAGAGTTCTACAAGCACGTATCTCACGATTTCGCTGATCCACTAACGTGGAGCCACAACAAGGTTGAAGGTAAGAACGACTACACAAGCCTGCTTTACATCCCAGCGAAAGCACCTTGGGATATGATGAACCGTGACCATAAGAGCGGCTTAAAGCTTTATGTGCAACGTGTATTCATCATGGATGATGCTGAACAGTTCATGCCATCTTACATGCGTTTTGTTCGCGGTTTGATTGATTCAAACGATCTGCCTTTGAACGTGTCGCGTGAAATCCTGCAAGACAACAAGGTGACTCAGTCTCTTCGTGGCGCATGTACCAAGCGTGTGCTGACTATGCTTGAGCGCATGGCGAAGAATGACAATGACAAGTATCTAGAGTTTTGGAAAGAGTTTGGTCTAGTAATGAAAGAAGGCCCAGCTGAAGACATGGCGAACAAAGAGAAGATCGCTGGTCTACTTCGTTTCTCATCAACGGAAGTGGATTCTGCTGAACAAACTATCAGCCTTGAATCTTACGTTGAACGCATGAAAGAAGGCCAAGATAAGATTTACTACCTAACAGCGGATAGCTACGCTGCAGCTAAGAACAGCCCACACTTGGAGCAGTTCAAAGCGAAAGGTATTGAAGTGGTTCTAATGTACGATCGCATTGATGAGTACGTTATGAACTATCTAACTGACTTTGATGGCAAACAATTCCAATCGATCACAAAAGCAGGCTTAGATCTAAGCAAGTTTGAAGGTGAAGAAGAGAAAGAGAAGCAGAAAGAGACTGAAGAAGAGTTCAAGTCTGTTGTAGAGCGCACTCAATCTTACCTAGGTGGTCGTGTTAAAGAAGTTCGTACGACCTTCAAGCTAGCAACAACACCTGCGGTTGTAGTAACGGACGACTTCGAAATGGGCACGCAAATGGCTAAGCTTCTTGAAGCTGCTGGTCAAGCTGCGCCTGAAGTGAAGTACATCTTCGAGATTAACCCTGAGCACGCTCTGGTTAAACAAATGGCCGATGAAGCAGACGAGCAAGCGTTTGGTCGTTGGGTTGAGTTGCTACTTGGGCAAGCGATGCTGGCTGAAAAGGGCTCAATGGAAGATCCGTCACAATTCTTGGGTGCAATCAACGAGCTACTGACAAAGCGTTAG
- the rfaH gene encoding transcription/translation regulatory transformer protein RfaH — protein sequence MKRWYLLYCKRGDQKRAQQHLENQGVECFYPQIEVKKVVRGKEKQVKEPLFPSYIFVRFDYEQGPSFTTVRSTRGVVDFIKFGSLPHEVQGDLVFELKEFEKCCSNEVEDCCVEFESGQVVKIQSGQFAGVEAIFDQKDGEARSIMLVKMISQVVPISIENKALQARA from the coding sequence ATGAAACGTTGGTATTTGCTTTACTGTAAGCGTGGTGATCAAAAACGCGCTCAGCAGCACTTAGAGAATCAGGGGGTAGAGTGCTTTTACCCTCAAATAGAAGTCAAAAAGGTGGTGAGAGGGAAAGAAAAGCAGGTCAAAGAACCGCTGTTTCCGTCTTACATCTTTGTTCGCTTCGATTATGAGCAAGGTCCTAGCTTCACGACCGTTCGTTCAACACGTGGCGTTGTGGACTTTATTAAGTTCGGTTCACTGCCGCACGAGGTCCAAGGAGACTTGGTGTTTGAACTTAAAGAGTTTGAGAAGTGCTGCAGTAACGAAGTGGAAGATTGTTGTGTTGAGTTTGAATCTGGACAGGTAGTTAAGATTCAGAGTGGCCAATTTGCTGGGGTTGAAGCTATTTTCGATCAGAAAGACGGTGAGGCTCGATCGATTATGCTGGTGAAAATGATCAGCCAAGTCGTTCCAATCAGTATTGAGAACAAAGCACTACAAGCTCGCGCATAA
- a CDS encoding transcriptional regulator yields MSNIGTKFILAQRFVFDPNSNSLVDQMSDGEVVRLGSNESRILLMLSERPNEVITRNELHEYVWRDQGFEVDDSSLTQAVSTLRKMLKDSTKSPEFVKTVPKRGYQFIATVERSAPLSSNDQPVAAEIAENDVEPILTFATPAATEDAITETVEPEPITKVQQTKVAVEPATAPVVAPAKSTNKWLTFWLLLAAFIMPILVLTFTTPVESEFTILTEVDGVKVQSPVNHPDLSSWLPAIEKCVLSYNTNHTGVLKPAEVIATGGQTNNLALNYIHPQDYSSENVTLRIYANQSDVNDICNGGK; encoded by the coding sequence ATGAGTAATATCGGCACAAAGTTTATTCTCGCACAACGGTTCGTATTCGACCCAAACAGCAATTCACTTGTCGATCAAATGAGCGACGGTGAAGTCGTACGTCTTGGTAGCAATGAAAGCCGCATTCTCTTGATGCTGTCAGAAAGGCCTAATGAAGTTATCACTCGTAATGAATTGCATGAGTATGTTTGGCGAGACCAAGGCTTTGAGGTTGATGACTCAAGCTTAACGCAAGCCGTATCGACTCTGAGAAAGATGCTCAAAGATTCGACTAAATCTCCTGAATTCGTAAAGACAGTACCGAAGCGCGGTTACCAATTTATTGCGACCGTTGAGCGCTCTGCGCCACTGTCATCAAATGATCAGCCAGTAGCCGCTGAAATTGCAGAAAATGACGTTGAGCCTATCCTAACGTTTGCAACGCCTGCAGCGACTGAAGATGCGATCACTGAAACGGTTGAACCTGAGCCAATTACAAAAGTTCAACAAACTAAAGTGGCAGTAGAACCAGCAACCGCTCCTGTTGTAGCTCCGGCTAAAAGCACCAATAAATGGTTAACATTTTGGTTACTGCTTGCCGCTTTCATCATGCCGATTCTCGTTTTAACGTTTACTACCCCGGTGGAGTCCGAGTTCACGATTTTGACTGAAGTGGATGGTGTAAAGGTTCAATCACCGGTTAACCACCCAGACCTCAGCAGTTGGCTGCCAGCAATAGAAAAGTGTGTATTAAGTTACAACACGAATCACACTGGTGTGTTAAAGCCGGCTGAAGTGATCGCTACAGGAGGACAAACCAATAACCTTGCCCTCAACTACATTCACCCGCAAGATTACTCGAGCGAAAATGTAACCCTAAGAATTTACGCAAACCAGTCGGATGTAAACGACATTTGTAACGGTGGTAAGTAA
- the adk gene encoding adenylate kinase → MRIILLGAPGAGKGTQANFIMNKFGIPQISTGDMLRAAIKAGTELGKQAKSVIDAGQLVSDEIILGLIKERIAQDDCEKGFLLDGFPRTIPQADGLKEMGIAVDYVVEFDVADDVIVERMAGRRAHLPSGRTYHTVYNPPKEEGKDDVTGEELVVRDDDKEETVRARLGVYHDQTAPLISYYGKEAEAGNTQYLKFDGTKQVAEVSAELEKALA, encoded by the coding sequence ATGCGCATCATTCTTCTAGGTGCTCCTGGCGCGGGTAAAGGTACTCAAGCTAACTTCATCATGAACAAATTTGGTATCCCTCAAATTTCAACTGGTGACATGCTACGTGCTGCTATCAAAGCGGGTACTGAGCTTGGTAAGCAAGCAAAATCAGTAATCGACGCTGGTCAGCTAGTTTCTGATGAAATTATCCTTGGTCTTATCAAAGAGCGTATCGCTCAAGATGACTGTGAGAAAGGTTTCCTACTAGACGGTTTCCCACGCACAATCCCACAAGCTGATGGCCTAAAAGAAATGGGCATCGCTGTTGATTACGTTGTTGAATTCGACGTAGCTGACGATGTGATTGTTGAGCGTATGGCTGGTCGTCGTGCTCACCTTCCTTCAGGCCGTACATACCACACTGTGTACAACCCGCCTAAAGAAGAAGGCAAAGATGACGTAACTGGCGAAGAGCTAGTTGTACGTGATGACGACAAAGAAGAAACCGTTCGTGCACGTCTAGGCGTATACCACGATCAAACAGCTCCGCTGATCTCTTACTACGGTAAAGAAGCTGAAGCAGGCAACACTCAGTACCTTAAGTTTGACGGTACTAAGCAAGTTGCTGAAGTTAGTGCAGAACTTGAGAAAGCACTAGCATAA
- the hemH gene encoding ferrochelatase gives MENNKKQGVLLVNLGTPDSATPSGVRRFLSEFLHDKRVVNLTRWLWCPILHGVILPIRAPKVAKLYQSVWMDEGSPLLVYSQRQAEKLQKKLEMPVALGMTYGNPSIKTGVEQLMDQGVEDIIVLPLYPQYSGTTTAAVSDGLTKAFKQMPVIPSYRFIRDYYSHPSYAKALAESVRSHWEQNGRADHLVCSFHGIPKRLADEGDIYPQHCEATTKLLAAELGLSEEDITMTYQSRFGREEWLKPYTDETLESLPSKGIKKIDIMAPAFSVDCLETLEEISDQCKDTFIDAGGSDFSYIMCLNDRDSHIDMMAELVALYR, from the coding sequence ATGGAAAATAATAAAAAGCAGGGCGTTTTACTGGTGAACTTAGGAACACCAGATTCGGCGACCCCATCTGGCGTTCGTCGATTTTTGAGTGAATTCTTACACGACAAGCGAGTAGTAAACCTAACCCGTTGGCTTTGGTGCCCAATCTTGCACGGGGTGATTTTACCGATTCGAGCACCCAAAGTAGCCAAGTTGTATCAATCTGTCTGGATGGATGAAGGCTCACCACTGCTTGTGTATTCTCAAAGACAAGCTGAAAAGCTCCAGAAGAAACTAGAGATGCCGGTTGCACTGGGTATGACCTATGGTAACCCAAGCATTAAGACTGGTGTTGAGCAACTGATGGACCAGGGCGTTGAGGACATCATCGTACTGCCTTTATATCCTCAGTACTCTGGCACAACCACAGCGGCAGTTTCTGATGGTTTAACCAAAGCCTTTAAACAGATGCCAGTTATCCCAAGCTATCGCTTTATTCGTGACTACTACTCACATCCTAGCTATGCCAAAGCATTGGCTGAAAGCGTTCGTAGCCATTGGGAACAAAATGGCAGAGCCGATCACTTGGTTTGTTCGTTCCACGGTATTCCGAAGCGCTTAGCTGATGAAGGCGATATCTACCCACAGCATTGTGAAGCAACGACAAAGCTGCTTGCTGCTGAGCTAGGTTTATCTGAAGAAGACATCACCATGACCTACCAATCGCGATTTGGTCGAGAGGAGTGGTTGAAGCCATACACTGACGAGACACTTGAATCACTGCCAAGCAAAGGTATCAAGAAGATCGACATCATGGCACCTGCATTTTCGGTTGACTGTTTGGAAACGTTAGAAGAGATTTCAGACCAGTGTAAAGATACTTTCATTGACGCTGGTGGTTCGGACTTTAGCTACATTATGTGTTTGAACGACAGAGACTCGCACATCGATATGATGGCAGAGTTAGTCGCTCTATATCGCTAA